In the Thermodesulfobacteriota bacterium genome, AGGCCATCGATGCTGACCCCTACTCAACTTCAGGCACTCTTGTCCGATCTTGAATCGGACCGCATTGAGCGCCTGGTGTCGACCAGGGACACCGACAAGTTCGCGCAGGCGGTCTGCGCCTTTGCCAATGACCTTCCCGGCCACGGCCTGCCCGGGTGTCTCCTTGTTGGCGTCAACGACCAGGGGGTACCGGCGGGCATCGAGGTGACCGATCAGCTCCTGCAAAACCTGGCCGCTCTCCGCTCGGACGGCAATATTCAGCCCTTGCCCGTTCTGACCGTGACCAGGGAGTCGCTGCCATCCGGGGATGTGGCGGTGGTGGTGGTCCAGCCTTCGGACCTGCCGCCGGTCCGCTTCAAGGGGCAGATCTGGATCCGAGTCGGTCCCCGCAAGGCCATCGCCAGCGAGCAGGAAGAGCGCCTGCTCATCGAGCGCCGGGTTGCCCGGGCCCGCACCTTCGATGCTCAGCCCTGCACCGAGGCCACCTTCGCTGATCTCAACGAGGAGCGGTTCCTGCTCGGCTACCGGAAGGCGCTGCGGGACAATGGCAACCCGGCCGCTGACTTTCAGCCGGACAAGGACTGGTTTTCGGTGCGTATCCACGGGAAGACCACACCCCGCACACTGCAACCATGATCGCCGCCACTCTCCAGCACGCTCGCAGACGACGTCCCTTCACAGCCCGCCATCCAGACGGCAGCGCCGCAAGGGAGGCCGGCGAGCTTGATCGGGTGGGTCGAAGTCGGGCCGGCGGCGTAGCCGACCTCT is a window encoding:
- a CDS encoding ATP-binding protein is translated as MLTPTQLQALLSDLESDRIERLVSTRDTDKFAQAVCAFANDLPGHGLPGCLLVGVNDQGVPAGIEVTDQLLQNLAALRSDGNIQPLPVLTVTRESLPSGDVAVVVVQPSDLPPVRFKGQIWIRVGPRKAIASEQEERLLIERRVARARTFDAQPCTEATFADLNEERFLLGYRKALRDNGNPAADFQPDKDWFSVRIHGKTTPRTLQP